Within Burkholderia cepacia GG4, the genomic segment GCCAAATCCGTCAGGCAAGGCCTGATCGGCGTCAACGTCAACTACCGGCCAGCAGCATCGTTGCCCGACGTACGTCCGCTTCACGGGACATAACCATTTTTCCGAAGTCTATTCGATCAACAGTACTGACGATGAGGTGAGCGCGGCCATCCTCGGCTTCATTCGAGGCATACGGTGACCGGCCGAATGCCGACGCTCGTTGGTCACCTGGCGTCAGCCCGGTCGACGTCAACCGCGACGTCGGATCGCTGCCCGGGTCAGTGAGAATGGATGGCGGCAAGCCCGAAACGCTTCGGCGTATCGCGCTGGTCGCGCGTTATCGCGTTGGCGGCTCAAAGCCCTTTTTGCGCAGGACGGCCATCGCTTCGGCCGACGTCAGCACGCGGATCAGCGCCTGCGCAGCAGCGAGATCCTTCGTATCGCGGCCGATGCCGGCGGTGTAGACCGTGTCGTGCTGGAGTTCGCGCGGCAGCAGTCCTACCAGCCGGACGCCCGGGACATCGACGATATTCGGCACCGTGATGACGGTTGCATCTGCCGTGCCATCCGCGACGGCCGCGATGACGTCGCCGCCCCGTACGGGTACGAGATGCGGCCTGACCATGTCCGAGATACCGAGGCGGTCGAGTAGTCCGACGAGCCAGGCGCCGCTCGCGCTGTCCGGCGACCACGACAGCGAGCGTGAGTCGATCAGTGCCTGTCTGAACGCGTCGACCGTCGCGATAGCCGGCACCGGTACATCCACGCGCGCTGCCATGCCGACCGAAGCTTTGGCGACGTCGGTACGCGTGCTCGATACGATTTTGTCTGCTTTGACCAGCGCGTCGATCTGGCCGGGCAGCAGGATCGCGACGTCGAATGTTTCCCCGGCTTCGATCCGCTGCTCCAGCGCCTTGGCGTTGTCGAACGTCGTCACGAGTCGTTGGCCGGTCGTCGACTCGAACGCGGGCGCGAGCTCGGCGAGGGTCGATTTCAGCGTCGGGGTGCTGAACACCTTGAGGCCGTCCGCGCAGGCCAAGCCGATGCTGGTGAGCACCAGCCACGCAACCAAACACCCCTTCAACAGCATCCTGATGCTCATCGCCGTCTCCTGTCCGACCCGCCCGTCGGCCCTGGCATGCGGGTGCGCAAGACCGTCCCGGTTCCCATCATAGGCTGGCGCCTGATCTAGATATAATTTCAAATCGGCATGGCGTGATCACGAAATCGAATAGGCGTGGGCTATGGACGGTGACCGAATCCGACGACGACTGAAGTTGCGCGATCTCGACACGCTGATGACGGTCGTCAGCGCCGG encodes:
- a CDS encoding molybdate ABC transporter substrate-binding protein, whose protein sequence is MSIRMLLKGCLVAWLVLTSIGLACADGLKVFSTPTLKSTLAELAPAFESTTGQRLVTTFDNAKALEQRIEAGETFDVAILLPGQIDALVKADKIVSSTRTDVAKASVGMAARVDVPVPAIATVDAFRQALIDSRSLSWSPDSASGAWLVGLLDRLGISDMVRPHLVPVRGGDVIAAVADGTADATVITVPNIVDVPGVRLVGLLPRELQHDTVYTAGIGRDTKDLAAAQALIRVLTSAEAMAVLRKKGFEPPTR